A part of Curtobacterium sp. MCLR17_036 genomic DNA contains:
- a CDS encoding PD-(D/E)XK nuclease-like domain-containing protein: MTGRIDLDLPEAAYHAHPALSSTQARKLLDSPARYQWDRDHPQAPKKEFDLGTAVHSKVLGVGAPTVAIPDELLASNGAASTRAVKEWIEQQRAAGNTPVKQSVAEQVRAMTESVLAHPIARALFEQPGNAEASVFATDPDTSVDMRARFDYLPDFTAEHPVAVDLKTTAKSAAPDAFSRVVADHGYYVQQEWYLHAWGLATGDFTAQMEFVVVETEPPYLVNAYPLASEFAEIGQAKVRQALAIYAACDAAGEFPGYPINPDPLQPPTWLMFQEGAIA; this comes from the coding sequence ATGACCGGTCGCATCGACCTCGACCTCCCCGAGGCCGCCTACCACGCCCACCCGGCCCTCTCGTCGACGCAGGCACGGAAGCTCCTCGACTCGCCCGCCCGCTACCAGTGGGACCGCGACCACCCGCAAGCACCGAAGAAGGAGTTCGACCTCGGCACCGCGGTCCACTCCAAAGTCCTCGGGGTCGGCGCACCGACCGTCGCGATCCCCGACGAGCTCCTCGCCTCGAATGGCGCCGCCTCCACGAGGGCCGTGAAGGAGTGGATCGAACAGCAGCGAGCCGCCGGCAACACGCCCGTCAAGCAATCGGTCGCGGAGCAGGTCAGGGCGATGACCGAGTCGGTCCTCGCCCACCCCATCGCCCGCGCCCTGTTCGAGCAGCCCGGGAACGCGGAAGCGTCCGTGTTCGCCACCGACCCCGACACCAGCGTCGACATGCGCGCCCGGTTCGACTACCTGCCCGACTTCACCGCCGAACACCCCGTCGCCGTGGACCTGAAGACCACCGCGAAGTCCGCAGCACCCGACGCGTTCTCCCGCGTCGTCGCCGACCACGGCTACTACGTGCAGCAGGAGTGGTACCTCCACGCGTGGGGCCTCGCGACCGGCGACTTCACCGCGCAGATGGAGTTCGTCGTCGTCGAGACCGAACCGCCGTACCTCGTGAACGCCTACCCGCTCGCGTCGGAGTTCGCCGAGATCGGTCAGGCGAAGGTCCGCCAGGCTCTCGCGATCTACGCCGCCTGCGACGCGGCTGGCGAGTTCCCCGGATACCCGATCAACCCTGACCCGCTGCAGCCGCCCACGTGGCTGATGTTCCAAGAAGGAGCCATCGCATGA
- a CDS encoding HNH endonuclease — MKLIELSKGASAVVDDEDYPWLTARGSWHLDGRGKHLYALRNFQRDGRWHKERMHRLLLPKAPFVDHINGNTLDNRRGNLRPASLQQNARNRRLRSDSTVGFKGVGRRGARFNATIDLGPQRIYLGAFTTAELAARAYDAAALEHFGPFAVLNFPHVEGATA; from the coding sequence ATGAAGCTCATCGAGCTCTCGAAGGGCGCTTCTGCGGTCGTCGACGACGAGGACTACCCCTGGCTGACCGCGCGCGGCAGCTGGCACCTCGACGGTCGCGGGAAGCACCTCTACGCCCTGCGCAACTTCCAGCGCGACGGCAGGTGGCACAAGGAGCGAATGCACCGGCTCCTCCTTCCCAAAGCGCCGTTCGTCGACCACATCAACGGCAACACCCTCGACAACCGTCGCGGCAACCTACGGCCCGCATCGCTGCAGCAGAACGCCCGCAACCGGCGTCTCCGGTCGGACTCGACGGTCGGTTTCAAGGGCGTCGGGCGTCGGGGTGCTCGCTTCAACGCCACGATCGACCTCGGTCCACAGCGCATCTATCTCGGGGCGTTCACGACTGCCGAGTTGGCTGCTCGCGCCTACGACGCAGCAGCGCTCGAGCACTTCGGCCCCTTCGCAGTCCTCAACTTCCCCCACGTCGAAGGAGCGACAGCATGA
- a CDS encoding DUF4406 domain-containing protein, whose protein sequence is MKLYIAGPMTGVPEFNYPAFRTAESDLRALGYDVLNPITAEQHNTTGKPQSWEWYMRHALRMVVASDGVSLLPGWSMSRGAQLEHHVATQLGLDVRPHLNWIEDAA, encoded by the coding sequence ATGAAGCTCTACATCGCTGGCCCGATGACCGGGGTCCCCGAGTTCAACTACCCAGCGTTCCGCACCGCTGAGTCGGACCTACGGGCGCTCGGATACGACGTGCTGAACCCGATCACCGCCGAGCAGCACAACACGACGGGCAAGCCGCAGTCCTGGGAATGGTACATGCGGCACGCGCTCCGCATGGTTGTCGCGTCCGATGGCGTCTCCCTGCTGCCGGGGTGGTCGATGTCACGCGGTGCGCAGCTGGAACACCATGTCGCCACCCAGCTCGGCCTCGATGTGCGACCCCACCTGAACTGGATTGAGGACGCCGCATGA
- a CDS encoding single-stranded DNA-binding protein, protein MSGETVITVVGNLTADPELRYTQSGLAVANFTIASTPRTFDKQTNEWKDDDALFLRASVWREVAEHVAGSLTKGARVIAQGRLRQRSYQDREGQQRTSIELEVDEIGPSLRYATAQVTRAQGQGGRGAAAPAGNQPSSAWNTPQAGAQQQDTWSPNGSFDDETPF, encoded by the coding sequence ATGAGCGGCGAGACCGTCATCACCGTCGTCGGCAACCTGACCGCCGACCCCGAGCTCCGGTACACGCAGTCCGGCCTGGCAGTCGCGAACTTCACGATCGCGTCGACCCCGCGCACGTTCGACAAGCAGACGAACGAGTGGAAGGACGACGACGCCCTGTTCCTCCGAGCATCCGTGTGGCGTGAAGTCGCGGAGCATGTCGCCGGGTCGCTGACGAAGGGCGCACGCGTCATCGCGCAGGGCCGTCTGCGTCAGCGCTCGTACCAGGACCGTGAGGGTCAGCAGCGCACCAGCATCGAGCTCGAGGTCGACGAGATCGGCCCGTCGCTCCGCTACGCGACCGCGCAGGTCACCCGAGCGCAGGGGCAGGGCGGCCGTGGAGCCGCGGCGCCGGCGGGCAACCAGCCGTCCAGCGCGTGGAACACCCCGCAGGCGGGCGCACAGCAGCAGGACACGTGGAGCCCGAACGGCTCCTTCGACGACGAAACCCCGTTCTGA
- a CDS encoding HNH endonuclease signature motif containing protein, with amino-acid sequence MTARPNVRRANGSRRTALRKRVLARDTHCWLCKEPVDQTLPPTLPLSPEVHEIIPVSRGGSPYEVSNCTLTHRACNQWIGNRTPDELARDSRPKPSAIRTGFDW; translated from the coding sequence ATGACCGCCCGCCCCAACGTGCGCCGCGCCAACGGCAGCCGCCGCACCGCACTCCGCAAGCGTGTTCTCGCGAGAGACACACACTGCTGGCTGTGCAAGGAACCCGTCGACCAGACGTTGCCGCCAACACTGCCACTCAGCCCCGAAGTGCACGAGATCATCCCCGTCTCCCGAGGCGGCTCACCCTACGAGGTGAGCAACTGCACGCTCACGCATCGAGCCTGCAACCAGTGGATCGGGAACCGCACACCCGACGAGCTCGCCCGGGACAGCAGGCCCAAGCCCAGCGCCATCCGCACCGGCTTCGACTGGTGA
- a CDS encoding DNA primase, with product MRTCEWCGRSIVARNRQARFCSSKCRVYAHRNPIPKAMTAADRWVRRDVGKMPFTVDGTLASSTNPRTWSTHKVAASSTVGAGLGFVLGDGFACIDLDHCLVDGVPTAAAARFLEAYPGRHIEVSPSGDGLHIWGTAEPGPGTVRTQDDGLHVERYSNGRYITVTGHVFQRGELLPI from the coding sequence GTGAGGACGTGTGAGTGGTGCGGTCGGTCGATCGTCGCGCGGAACCGGCAAGCCCGGTTCTGCTCGAGCAAGTGCCGCGTCTACGCGCACCGCAACCCGATCCCGAAGGCGATGACCGCAGCCGACCGGTGGGTCCGCCGCGACGTCGGCAAGATGCCGTTCACGGTCGACGGGACCCTCGCGAGCAGCACGAACCCGCGGACTTGGTCGACGCACAAGGTAGCGGCGTCATCGACGGTCGGCGCTGGCCTCGGCTTCGTGCTCGGCGACGGGTTCGCTTGCATCGACCTCGACCACTGCCTCGTCGACGGCGTCCCGACCGCGGCGGCCGCCCGGTTCCTCGAGGCGTACCCGGGGCGCCACATCGAAGTCTCGCCGTCGGGTGACGGCCTGCACATCTGGGGCACCGCCGAGCCCGGCCCCGGGACCGTGCGGACCCAGGACGACGGGCTGCACGTCGAGCGGTACAGCAACGGCCGCTACATCACCGTCACCGGTCACGTGTTCCAGCGCGGCGAGCTGCTACCGATCTGA
- a CDS encoding terminase yields MKRSTRRLSEVARHVIIPTGIVSTGWPAVEARIKEFGDSFDEWQRGTSKLILAKRENGDYAATVGGITLSIPRQVAKTYMISRIIFALCTLFPNLTVLWTAHRTRTATKTFASLRGFAGRKTVAPFVANVRAVNGEQEIHFTNGSVIMFGAREGGFGRGFDEVDIEVFDEAQILTEKALEDMVAATNQSRFPAGALLFFMGTPPRPTDPSEAFKLRRREALAGETEDAVYIECSADEDAEPDDREQWAIANPSYPHRTPLRSMLRLRKNLPSDESWKREALGIWDSDQQGSRLITAEQWEQTGRATPPKTGVKSFGVAFSFDGSRVAVAGAAKQTRKVHVELVDAQSGHMASGIASLADWLADRWRQTALIAISGRAGTEALRTALVDRGVSKTAIHVVSTPEYFGANTMFYDAVKDRTVTHLASDGQAVLDQSVAVSDKKMRGTAGNWGWDATVPGGDETPVEAVSVAYWAARTTKRVPGRKQELI; encoded by the coding sequence ATGAAGCGTTCGACGCGACGGCTGTCTGAGGTCGCCCGTCACGTCATCATCCCCACCGGCATCGTGTCGACTGGGTGGCCGGCGGTCGAGGCGCGCATCAAGGAGTTCGGCGACTCGTTCGACGAGTGGCAGCGCGGCACCTCGAAGCTGATCCTCGCGAAGCGGGAGAACGGCGACTACGCGGCGACCGTCGGCGGCATCACGCTGAGCATCCCGCGCCAGGTCGCGAAGACGTACATGATCAGCCGGATCATCTTCGCCCTGTGCACCCTGTTCCCGAACCTCACCGTTCTGTGGACCGCGCACCGCACCCGCACCGCGACGAAGACCTTCGCGTCGCTGCGCGGCTTCGCCGGCCGCAAGACCGTCGCCCCGTTCGTCGCGAACGTCCGCGCGGTCAACGGCGAGCAGGAGATCCACTTCACCAACGGCTCCGTCATCATGTTCGGCGCACGCGAGGGCGGCTTCGGCCGCGGCTTCGACGAGGTCGACATCGAGGTCTTCGACGAGGCGCAGATCCTCACCGAGAAGGCGCTCGAGGACATGGTCGCCGCGACGAACCAGTCCCGGTTCCCCGCCGGCGCGCTGCTGTTCTTCATGGGCACCCCGCCCCGCCCGACCGACCCCTCGGAAGCGTTCAAGCTGCGACGCCGCGAGGCGCTGGCAGGCGAGACCGAGGACGCGGTGTACATCGAGTGCTCCGCCGACGAGGACGCCGAGCCCGACGACCGTGAGCAGTGGGCGATCGCGAACCCGTCGTACCCGCACCGGACGCCGCTGCGCTCCATGCTGCGCCTGCGGAAGAACCTGCCGTCCGACGAGTCGTGGAAGCGTGAAGCGCTCGGTATCTGGGACAGCGATCAGCAGGGATCCCGGCTCATCACCGCCGAGCAGTGGGAGCAGACCGGGCGGGCGACACCGCCGAAGACTGGCGTCAAGTCGTTCGGCGTCGCGTTCTCGTTCGACGGCTCCCGCGTGGCGGTCGCCGGCGCGGCGAAGCAGACCCGCAAGGTCCACGTCGAGCTCGTCGACGCACAGTCGGGCCACATGGCGTCCGGCATCGCGTCCCTCGCCGACTGGCTCGCCGACCGATGGCGGCAGACGGCTCTCATCGCGATCAGCGGCCGCGCCGGCACCGAGGCGCTCCGCACGGCGCTCGTCGACCGGGGCGTGTCGAAGACGGCGATCCACGTCGTGTCGACGCCCGAGTACTTCGGCGCGAACACGATGTTCTACGACGCCGTGAAGGACCGCACCGTCACGCACCTCGCCTCCGACGGGCAAGCCGTCCTCGACCAGTCCGTGGCCGTCTCCGACAAGAAGATGCGCGGCACAGCCGGGAACTGGGGATGGGACGCCACTGTCCCCGGCGGCGACGAGACCCCCGTCGAAGCCGTCAGCGTCGCCTACTGGGCGGCCCGCACCACCAAACGAGTCCCCGGACGGAAGCAGGAGCTGATATGA
- a CDS encoding phage portal protein codes for MSVALVTWQAPRFVTNVSDAELDIIRQLFVTLAAKYPRNVMRSMYFDAKMPLQPTGNIPEEAMRKIKAVLDWPEKAVSALAERSVFEGFVTPGGDQDPFDLFGILDANRFDLELPQAITSAYKHACSFITTTLGDTAAGEPEVLVMARSAEWSTAIWDKRRRMVSSALTVTETTADGQPSAMDVWLPDAVLSMTRRPSGSWVTERQPNPLGEVLIEPLTFDPQLDRPFGRSRITRPVMNITDHALTTIVRTEISADFYAAPRMMALGVTQDAFTRGKWQAAIDRWFAISKDEDGDVPTVQQFPQMTMQPLTDLYRMYATQFSGATGVPVANLGIVTDNPPSAEALFADDRRLVSTAKRQNRIMASSLRRVAQKIVRLRDASELTPELQRIDASWANPAFTSPTAAADALQKLSLVFPWLGESEVALEFAGFSQTEITRLLSDKRRGQTTNALSTLSALGKTTGAAAGDNPS; via the coding sequence ATGAGCGTCGCACTGGTGACGTGGCAGGCCCCGCGGTTCGTCACGAACGTCTCGGACGCCGAGCTCGACATCATCCGGCAGCTGTTCGTGACCCTCGCAGCGAAGTACCCGCGGAACGTGATGCGGTCGATGTACTTCGACGCGAAGATGCCGCTGCAGCCGACGGGGAACATCCCCGAGGAGGCGATGCGGAAGATCAAGGCGGTCCTCGACTGGCCGGAGAAGGCCGTGTCCGCTCTCGCGGAGCGGTCCGTGTTCGAGGGCTTCGTCACGCCCGGTGGTGACCAGGATCCGTTCGACCTGTTCGGGATCCTCGACGCGAACCGGTTCGACCTCGAGCTGCCGCAGGCGATCACGAGCGCGTACAAGCACGCCTGCTCGTTCATCACCACGACCCTCGGCGACACGGCTGCCGGCGAGCCCGAAGTGCTCGTGATGGCCCGCTCCGCCGAGTGGTCGACCGCGATCTGGGACAAGCGCCGCCGCATGGTGTCCTCCGCGCTGACGGTGACCGAGACCACCGCTGACGGTCAGCCGTCAGCGATGGACGTGTGGCTGCCCGACGCGGTGCTGTCGATGACGCGCCGGCCGTCGGGGTCTTGGGTGACCGAGCGTCAGCCGAACCCGCTCGGCGAGGTGCTCATCGAGCCGCTGACGTTCGATCCGCAGCTCGACCGCCCGTTCGGCCGGTCCCGCATCACGCGGCCGGTCATGAACATCACCGACCACGCGCTCACGACGATCGTGCGCACCGAGATCTCCGCCGACTTCTACGCCGCCCCGCGCATGATGGCGCTCGGGGTGACGCAGGACGCGTTCACGCGCGGCAAGTGGCAGGCCGCGATCGACCGGTGGTTCGCGATCTCGAAGGACGAGGACGGCGACGTCCCCACGGTGCAGCAGTTCCCCCAGATGACGATGCAGCCGCTTACGGACCTGTACCGGATGTACGCGACGCAGTTCTCCGGCGCGACCGGCGTCCCCGTCGCGAATCTCGGCATCGTGACCGACAACCCGCCGTCCGCCGAGGCGCTGTTCGCCGACGACCGACGTCTGGTGAGCACCGCGAAGCGGCAGAACCGGATCATGGCGTCCTCGCTGCGCCGCGTCGCGCAGAAGATCGTCCGGCTCCGCGACGCGTCCGAGCTCACTCCCGAGCTGCAGCGCATCGATGCGTCCTGGGCCAACCCGGCGTTCACGTCGCCCACGGCCGCCGCGGACGCGCTGCAGAAGCTGTCGCTGGTGTTCCCGTGGCTGGGCGAGTCCGAAGTCGCGCTCGAGTTCGCCGGGTTCTCGCAGACCGAGATCACACGGCTGCTCTCCGACAAGCGCCGAGGCCAGACCACGAACGCGCTGAGCACCCTGTCGGCGCTCGGCAAGACGACGGGAGCCGCGGCAGGTGACAACCCGAGCTGA
- a CDS encoding phage major capsid protein: MADFSTTINRDGAGAPPVPEPVAAEIIQELPKASVLLNRARQVRMSSKTLKQPVLSALPDAYWVNGDTGLKQTTGAEWDNQVITAEELAAIVVIPDALFDDSSVPLWDEVRPLLTEAIGRKVDEAGIFGIDKPASWPTAIVPGAIAAGNTVAAGTGKDLGVDVASLGQLLARDGFAANGFASEPGLNWELVGLRTDNGVPLYQPALAEGTPSNLYGKPLNEVDNGAWDSSVAKLLAADWQKFVVGVRQDITFQIFDSGVISDANGKVIVNLMQQDSKALRVVFRLGFQVANPLTRLNGDKATRYPAAVLAPAAAPAVASK, encoded by the coding sequence ATGGCTGATTTCAGCACCACCATCAACCGCGACGGCGCGGGCGCACCTCCGGTCCCGGAGCCCGTCGCCGCCGAGATCATCCAGGAGCTCCCGAAGGCCTCCGTCCTCCTCAACCGCGCCCGTCAGGTGCGGATGTCCTCGAAGACGCTCAAGCAGCCGGTGCTCTCCGCCCTGCCCGACGCGTACTGGGTGAACGGCGACACCGGTCTCAAGCAGACCACCGGAGCCGAGTGGGACAACCAGGTCATCACCGCCGAGGAGCTCGCAGCGATCGTCGTCATCCCGGACGCCCTGTTCGACGACTCGTCCGTCCCGCTGTGGGACGAGGTCCGGCCGCTGCTCACCGAGGCGATCGGCCGGAAGGTCGACGAGGCCGGCATCTTCGGCATCGACAAGCCCGCGTCCTGGCCGACCGCGATCGTGCCCGGCGCGATCGCCGCCGGCAACACCGTCGCCGCGGGCACCGGCAAGGACCTCGGCGTCGACGTCGCGTCGCTCGGCCAGCTGCTGGCCCGAGACGGCTTCGCCGCGAACGGCTTCGCGTCCGAGCCCGGCCTGAACTGGGAGCTCGTCGGCCTCCGCACCGACAACGGCGTCCCGCTCTACCAGCCGGCACTCGCCGAGGGCACCCCGTCGAACCTGTACGGCAAGCCCCTCAACGAGGTCGACAACGGCGCGTGGGACTCGAGCGTCGCGAAGCTCCTCGCCGCCGACTGGCAGAAGTTCGTCGTCGGCGTCCGACAGGACATCACGTTCCAGATCTTCGACAGCGGCGTCATCTCCGACGCCAACGGCAAGGTCATCGTCAACCTGATGCAGCAGGACTCCAAGGCGCTGCGCGTCGTGTTCCGGCTCGGCTTCCAGGTCGCGAACCCGCTCACCCGCCTCAACGGCGACAAGGCGACCCGCTACCCGGCCGCCGTCCTCGCCCCGGCCGCCGCGCCGGCCGTCGCCAGCAAGTAA
- a CDS encoding Gp19/Gp15/Gp42 family protein, whose protein sequence is MADPFASPDDLAKRWRPLTDAEKTTAEVLLEDASIEVRAALKRAGIDTTDDFDTDAAKVVVCGMVKRSMIAGDTAAGVTTAQETTGPFSRSFTYANPTGDLYMTKRERQMLGIGLQTVFTVPMESADG, encoded by the coding sequence ATGGCTGACCCGTTCGCGTCCCCGGACGATCTCGCCAAGCGGTGGCGGCCCCTCACCGACGCGGAGAAGACCACGGCGGAGGTGCTCCTCGAGGACGCCTCCATCGAGGTCCGCGCCGCCCTCAAGCGCGCCGGCATCGACACCACCGACGACTTCGACACCGACGCTGCGAAGGTCGTCGTCTGCGGCATGGTCAAGCGCAGCATGATCGCCGGCGACACCGCCGCAGGGGTCACCACCGCGCAGGAGACCACCGGCCCGTTCTCCCGATCGTTCACGTACGCGAACCCCACCGGCGACCTGTACATGACGAAGCGGGAACGGCAGATGCTCGGCATCGGCCTGCAGACCGTGTTCACCGTGCCGATGGAGTCCGCCGATGGGTGA